One genomic region from Gemmatimonadota bacterium encodes:
- a CDS encoding MFS transporter produces MSTETAPSFRSASRGDLRPVFYITAAHLALDFYMVLTPPLWAFFQSHYNLTVAQFAYLPTVIVFCGSITQPFMGYFSDGRDRMALVALGLFVTGIFVSCIGFAPTAYTLAIFLIFASFGSSLFHPTAGGLVTALTPHRANLSMAIFLTGGTTGMALASITGTQIVERYGIQYLWLIVIPVLILAPFILWQSRKVPVRERRVTAGKIDFSILKKARSLWTLFAISVLRSIIHTGFVSFTAILGASRGWATSEIGWVFSGYLLSSTLGRITGGYLADRMSQRKLLAFSCASSAIFHAGFCLTDGYVSLISFFVAGYLFDLGITTNISLAQRALPHNTSTATGLVMGFSWGMAGLAMIGVGSLAEWTSTATALVVVSMVLIPATLLVALLPSEYGEVRSKKK; encoded by the coding sequence ATGTCCACAGAAACCGCGCCATCTTTTCGCTCTGCTTCAAGAGGGGATTTGCGCCCTGTTTTTTATATTACCGCTGCACACCTGGCGTTAGATTTTTATATGGTCCTTACGCCGCCATTGTGGGCTTTTTTTCAGAGTCATTACAATCTCACGGTAGCGCAGTTTGCCTATTTGCCCACGGTGATTGTCTTTTGCGGTTCTATCACGCAACCCTTTATGGGCTATTTTAGCGATGGACGCGATCGCATGGCTCTTGTTGCACTTGGGCTATTTGTCACGGGCATTTTTGTCTCTTGTATCGGCTTTGCGCCCACTGCTTATACACTCGCTATTTTTTTGATTTTCGCGTCTTTTGGATCCTCTCTTTTTCATCCTACCGCCGGGGGATTGGTTACTGCTCTAACGCCGCATCGTGCCAATCTGTCTATGGCTATTTTTCTGACGGGGGGAACAACGGGGATGGCGCTCGCTTCGATTACCGGGACGCAAATTGTCGAGCGATACGGCATCCAATATCTGTGGCTTATTGTCATCCCTGTCTTGATTCTCGCGCCATTTATCCTGTGGCAGTCTCGAAAAGTTCCCGTGCGTGAACGCCGCGTAACTGCGGGTAAAATCGATTTCTCCATTTTAAAAAAAGCCCGCTCTCTGTGGACGCTTTTTGCGATTAGTGTGTTGCGCTCTATTATTCACACGGGATTTGTCAGTTTTACAGCTATTCTGGGAGCGTCTCGCGGCTGGGCTACCAGCGAAATTGGTTGGGTTTTTTCCGGCTATTTGCTTTCCAGTACGCTGGGGCGCATCACAGGTGGTTATCTGGCAGATCGCATGTCTCAGCGCAAGCTTCTGGCTTTTTCGTGTGCTTCGTCCGCAATTTTTCACGCTGGTTTTTGTCTGACAGACGGATATGTGTCGCTTATTTCGTTTTTTGTGGCGGGGTATTTGTTCGATCTCGGTATTACGACGAATATATCTCTGGCACAGCGTGCCTTGCCGCACAATACGAGTACGGCGACGGGATTGGTGATGGGATTTTCCTGGGGCATGGCGGGCCTTGCTATGATCGGCGTGGGGAGCCTTGCAGAGTGGACCTCTACTGCGACTGCGCTTGTGGTTGTATCCATGGTGCTTATCCCGGCAACACTTCTGGTGGCGCTACTGCCTTCTGAGTATGGTGAGGTGAGAAGCAAGAAAAAATAA
- a CDS encoding sulfatase-like hydrolase/transferase, giving the protein MPSQPNIVFIHAESMDGRKMGCMGHPAMQNATPNMDRLASDGVLFTNAYTNCPVCNPSRASMWSGKYPNYYDCWNNHEGLHENVPTYQNTFESAGYQTSAIGPIDYAYGKHSIRDRIGSWTRAANIRRPICRTTLPQVVDDGKANGRDWDRTYQAVDQLHQYARSDRPFWLYLTTGLVHPAFTAEKRHMPLIDADNVDIPPTLMPLEATHNQAIAYQRVTKNCDKQFSENLVREIRHTYFAMIAALDEMVGRVLQTVDDLGLRDNTYVIFSSDHGEMAGDQNQILKRSMYEASSHVPLIIRGPDVQKGVVVDTPVSLVDLYPTFMDMARIRYEDYADNAAYPDTLDGESLFPQLVEGTARKRDWAMCEYHGDRCATGTFMLRQGDWKYVKHTGFESELFNLMDDPDETTDLVHDKPEITRELDRVLTSNFDCEGIDARAKEYDRKSFVAWREQAHKEGIYEDTMARVYSGHDRICIEDIAPWTDEDEQRIEAWLDGSS; this is encoded by the coding sequence ATGCCTTCTCAACCGAATATCGTTTTTATTCACGCCGAGAGCATGGATGGGCGAAAGATGGGCTGTATGGGCCATCCTGCCATGCAAAATGCCACGCCCAATATGGATCGCCTCGCCAGTGATGGGGTGCTGTTTACAAATGCGTACACCAATTGTCCGGTGTGCAATCCGTCGCGGGCGAGCATGTGGAGTGGAAAATATCCCAATTATTACGATTGTTGGAATAATCACGAAGGGTTGCACGAGAATGTGCCCACGTATCAAAATACATTTGAGAGCGCGGGCTATCAGACCTCTGCCATCGGTCCTATAGACTACGCCTATGGCAAACACTCCATCCGCGATCGCATTGGCTCGTGGACGCGCGCGGCCAATATTCGCCGTCCTATATGTCGCACGACCTTGCCGCAAGTTGTAGATGATGGCAAGGCGAATGGGCGCGATTGGGACCGGACGTATCAGGCTGTTGATCAACTGCATCAATACGCGAGGAGTGACCGGCCTTTTTGGCTTTATCTCACTACGGGATTGGTGCATCCCGCATTTACTGCCGAGAAACGCCACATGCCTTTGATCGATGCGGATAATGTCGATATTCCGCCGACTTTGATGCCGCTCGAAGCCACGCACAATCAGGCGATTGCGTATCAACGCGTGACCAAAAATTGCGATAAACAGTTCTCTGAGAACCTCGTTCGAGAGATTCGGCACACCTATTTTGCGATGATCGCCGCGCTCGATGAGATGGTTGGTCGGGTGCTTCAGACGGTCGATGATTTGGGGTTGCGCGATAATACGTATGTCATTTTTTCGAGCGATCACGGCGAAATGGCTGGCGATCAAAATCAAATACTCAAGCGTTCGATGTACGAGGCGTCATCCCACGTTCCTCTCATTATTCGCGGTCCCGATGTACAAAAAGGCGTTGTCGTCGATACACCCGTTTCTCTCGTTGATCTATATCCCACGTTTATGGATATGGCGCGCATTCGCTATGAAGATTATGCGGATAATGCAGCATATCCCGATACGCTGGACGGCGAATCTCTATTTCCGCAACTCGTCGAGGGGACGGCGCGCAAACGCGATTGGGCGATGTGCGAATACCACGGCGATCGCTGTGCCACTGGCACGTTTATGTTGCGTCAGGGCGACTGGAAATACGTCAAGCACACGGGGTTTGAATCCGAGCTATTCAATCTCATGGACGACCCAGATGAAACGACGGATCTCGTCCATGACAAACCGGAAATCACCCGCGAATTGGATCGGGTGCTGACCAGCAATTTTGATTGCGAAGGTATTGATGCGCGGGCGAAAGAATACGACCGCAAAAGCTTTGTCGCATGGCGCGAGCAGGCGCACAAAGAAGGCATCTACGAGGATACGATGGCTCGCGTCTATAGCGGTCATGACCGCATTTGTATTGAGGATATTGCGCCGTGGACAGACGAGGATGAACAGCGAATTGAAGCGTGGCTGGATGGTAGTAGTTAA
- a CDS encoding Gfo/Idh/MocA family oxidoreductase encodes MPMYGAQCGFAVWIISLKRACPHLMKTGAKWALKKRRRLPVTGANSPPMRMVGCAWGRIDMDKVKIGIIGLGSFCSSYHIPNLLKRSDVEVTAVCDISQECLDGRNRRLRDSRVFTDYRDMINPDLIDGVFVSTPNRAHFAACKLALERGIPAIVDKPITVTLEDAEELVALSKSQNCILMTAFTRHFMPSTEYVRRQIASGASTPQMLTAVQRKSPVKRGIEDGGMLHRRTIHITDVLPWITGERVVRVEGKIQYETGHIEEMLVDMRLEFEGGLCASLLCIKSCDENQDEVNIYTDKQSYRLERDRLYTIARRGGWQRVENLPEYGNSSDHFVEAIKGNRPAPNAPFADPHSEDGLQALRVVFAMHKAAQTGRVVDV; translated from the coding sequence ATGCCTATGTATGGAGCGCAATGTGGGTTCGCTGTCTGGATTATCTCACTGAAAAGGGCGTGCCCGCATCTTATGAAGACAGGAGCAAAATGGGCCTTGAAGAAGCGCAGGCGATTACCAGTCACTGGCGCGAACTCACCCCCGATGCGGATGGTTGGTTGCGCCTGGGGAAGGATTGATATGGATAAGGTAAAAATCGGTATTATCGGTCTCGGCTCTTTTTGTTCGAGCTATCATATTCCGAATTTGCTCAAGAGGTCGGATGTAGAAGTCACGGCGGTTTGCGATATTTCTCAAGAATGTCTGGACGGGCGCAATAGGAGGTTGCGGGATAGTCGGGTATTTACCGATTATCGCGATATGATCAATCCGGATTTGATTGATGGGGTTTTTGTCAGTACGCCCAATCGGGCGCATTTCGCGGCCTGCAAATTGGCGCTTGAGCGCGGTATTCCGGCGATTGTCGATAAACCGATTACGGTGACTTTGGAGGATGCCGAGGAACTCGTGGCGTTGAGTAAGTCGCAAAATTGTATTTTGATGACGGCGTTTACGCGTCATTTTATGCCCAGTACCGAGTACGTGCGCAGACAAATTGCGTCTGGTGCGAGCACTCCGCAAATGCTCACGGCTGTCCAGCGGAAAAGTCCCGTCAAGCGCGGTATAGAAGACGGGGGCATGTTGCACCGGCGCACGATTCACATTACAGATGTTTTGCCGTGGATCACGGGCGAGCGCGTGGTCAGAGTGGAGGGCAAAATTCAATACGAGACCGGGCACATAGAGGAAATGCTGGTGGATATGCGTCTCGAATTTGAAGGGGGATTATGTGCCAGTCTGCTCTGTATCAAGTCCTGTGACGAAAATCAGGATGAGGTCAACATATATACTGACAAGCAGAGTTATCGCCTGGAACGCGACCGCCTCTACACGATTGCGCGCAGAGGTGGCTGGCAGCGCGTGGAGAATTTGCCCGAATACGGCAATTCGAGCGATCACTTTGTCGAGGCGATTAAAGGCAATCGTCCCGCCCCCAATGCTCCCTTTGCCGATCCGCACAGTGAAGACGGCCTCCAGGCTCTTCGCGTTGTTTTTGCTATGCACAAAGCAGCACAAACAGGGCGTGTGGTGGATGTTTAA
- a CDS encoding S8 family serine peptidase, whose protein sequence is MAHTKTQRHREKRGLRWCYALAVVISGCFLQIAHAQPTYSPGQILVKFRNAKPAIAQFRDLSELHGVTAIEPLFTPRSAKAVYPHPLTRVYRVHLSGDPVAAAADYALRPDVVYAQPNYLFTHHQVPDDPHYGDQRSLQTIDWELLQQNLGPVREQIIVAIIDSGVDYNHEDLRDNIWHNAAEVNGMSGVDDDGNGYIDDIRGWDFTHAPGLPGMGDYLRRDNDPQDESSHGTRVAGIVAAAVNNNRGIVGVAPNAQIMALRAGLRRLGGIGFLEEDDIAAAILYAAENGAHVVNMSLGGPERTFILGDVIQYAHAQGVVLVASAGNSGDELGYPAGNHYTIAVGAVNHADRLAGFSSTGASLDLVAPGVSILSTRLDNRYASGSGTSFSAPHISGLAALILSRRPDLSPHSVRNLLIASAIDLGPSGHDNDYGAGRVSGAQLADRLSTFDSLTVAIRSPANDEGEDTAFDIRASVSGAQVTGYRLSYGSGYNPQTWTRLAEGAPSLDIRQTWDVSAFADSDVVLRLEADLSDGVVVEDRVRVAIEKIAPAITALACGDVLEDDRRVFECRWRTDQRAHGGIAYRYGTNFDTLYTGLVQNKHRVVLPHTLPSGVVTFHVLADGENNIRAVHPAQTIDYVPFRVPQNGFVERGTLPDGFLPDRASDFDRDGRLEIALMPYVGGGSYGSVHIYERQADGTFIDEFQSDERFLPWAIGDITNDGTDDLLGVTYERLVLFTDSFSNPYPAQVEFEQRGTWGGDFADVDGDSIPDIIARAGDQRGIRVIRNLGSVIREEVFLVDPSEGGGDPGPRFVVADFDRDEQQEILAGDGDGDLWMYEYRAGKYVQTWYLPGDGDARWIGGGMDLDGDGLVEFAVARAYTDAYEASNGFWELEIYSMRAPDTYAREWTTRIHGVATTGNGISAGDVDGDGLVDLIVCLRPDLYAFRAEKPDHYRPIWHTPVGLMRRALIADLDKDFRYEVLFNLDGAVHIVERDEPPVEVGSPQIIRARPLGPTRVEIDWMQVPDASSYQIYRAVGDGVLDYFDEISDRTVYIDSLLTEGQTYHYQIVAVADWDLRSGIVSLTPNRAPEVVRVETLSENQIQIFFSEEMGSDAALPSSYLLGGVGQPTSVILDQQNTRAVLSFAVLFPPRYTLTILNTSDASGTPLGLKTISDIVDPSLLARADVDGSGVVDFADFLSFVRAFQTSDSTFDFDGDGIVNFPDFLIFANLFGRKVGAGG, encoded by the coding sequence ATGGCTCACACGAAGACACAGAGACACAGAGAAAAGCGGGGACTGAGGTGGTGTTACGCGCTTGCTGTAGTTATTAGTGGTTGTTTTTTACAGATAGCGCACGCGCAGCCCACATATTCTCCCGGGCAAATTCTCGTCAAATTTCGCAACGCAAAGCCAGCAATTGCACAATTCCGCGATCTATCAGAGCTCCATGGCGTGACGGCGATTGAACCACTTTTTACGCCGCGAAGTGCTAAGGCAGTTTATCCCCATCCTTTGACGCGTGTGTACCGCGTTCATTTATCGGGCGATCCGGTCGCAGCCGCAGCCGATTACGCATTGCGTCCCGATGTTGTTTACGCACAGCCCAATTATTTGTTTACGCACCACCAGGTGCCCGATGACCCTCACTACGGCGATCAACGCAGCCTTCAGACCATCGATTGGGAGCTATTGCAACAAAATCTCGGTCCCGTTCGAGAACAGATCATTGTCGCGATCATTGATTCTGGCGTCGATTACAACCACGAAGACTTGCGCGATAATATCTGGCACAACGCAGCAGAAGTAAACGGCATGTCTGGCGTTGATGACGATGGGAATGGGTATATCGACGATATAAGGGGGTGGGATTTTACCCATGCGCCCGGGTTGCCGGGAATGGGCGATTATCTCAGGCGCGACAACGATCCACAGGATGAATCGTCGCACGGTACGCGCGTTGCTGGTATTGTTGCAGCTGCGGTGAATAACAATCGAGGTATTGTCGGTGTTGCACCCAATGCACAGATTATGGCATTGCGAGCGGGGTTGAGACGGCTTGGAGGTATTGGTTTTCTCGAAGAAGACGATATTGCTGCGGCTATTCTCTATGCCGCGGAAAATGGCGCGCATGTTGTCAATATGAGTTTGGGTGGACCCGAGCGCACTTTTATTTTGGGCGATGTAATCCAATATGCACACGCTCAAGGCGTTGTGCTCGTCGCCTCTGCGGGCAACTCGGGAGATGAGTTGGGATATCCCGCGGGCAATCACTATACGATTGCCGTAGGTGCGGTAAATCACGCCGATCGCCTGGCGGGCTTTAGCAGCACGGGCGCGTCGCTCGATCTGGTTGCGCCGGGGGTCAGTATTCTCAGCACACGTCTCGATAATCGCTATGCGTCTGGTTCTGGCACTTCTTTTTCTGCGCCTCACATATCCGGTTTGGCCGCGCTGATTCTCTCGCGGCGTCCCGATCTTTCGCCTCACTCTGTGCGCAATTTACTCATCGCATCTGCGATTGATCTGGGTCCGTCGGGGCACGACAATGACTACGGCGCAGGGCGCGTGAGTGGCGCGCAACTCGCAGACCGCCTGAGTACTTTCGATTCGCTGACGGTTGCGATTCGATCTCCCGCCAATGACGAGGGAGAAGATACTGCGTTTGATATTCGCGCTTCTGTTTCGGGCGCGCAGGTCACGGGTTATCGACTGTCTTATGGCAGCGGGTACAATCCACAAACATGGACACGTCTCGCCGAGGGGGCGCCCTCTCTGGACATTCGTCAGACGTGGGATGTTTCTGCTTTTGCAGATTCTGACGTGGTTTTGAGACTCGAGGCAGATTTGTCGGATGGTGTGGTCGTAGAGGACCGCGTTCGCGTTGCCATTGAAAAAATAGCACCCGCTATCACCGCGCTTGCCTGTGGCGATGTATTGGAGGACGACCGCCGCGTTTTTGAATGTCGCTGGCGAACCGATCAGCGCGCACACGGGGGTATTGCTTATCGCTATGGCACGAATTTTGATACTCTGTACACCGGTCTGGTGCAAAACAAACACCGCGTTGTTCTGCCCCACACATTGCCATCAGGTGTCGTTACATTTCACGTTTTAGCCGATGGGGAAAATAATATCCGCGCGGTGCATCCGGCGCAGACAATTGATTATGTTCCATTTCGCGTCCCACAAAATGGCTTTGTGGAAAGGGGCACATTGCCCGATGGTTTTTTGCCCGACCGCGCGTCGGATTTCGACCGCGATGGCAGGCTGGAAATCGCGCTTATGCCCTATGTTGGAGGCGGTTCTTATGGGTCAGTGCATATTTACGAACGCCAGGCGGATGGTACATTTATCGATGAATTTCAAAGCGATGAGCGTTTTTTACCCTGGGCAATTGGCGATATTACAAATGATGGGACCGATGATTTATTGGGCGTGACTTATGAGCGTCTCGTGCTTTTTACAGATAGTTTCTCCAATCCCTATCCCGCGCAGGTGGAATTTGAACAGCGCGGCACATGGGGCGGCGATTTTGCCGATGTGGATGGTGATAGCATTCCCGATATTATCGCTCGCGCAGGCGATCAGCGCGGTATCCGCGTGATTCGCAATCTCGGCAGTGTGATCCGCGAGGAGGTATTTCTTGTTGATCCCTCGGAAGGTGGTGGAGACCCTGGTCCGCGCTTTGTAGTTGCGGACTTTGATCGAGATGAACAGCAGGAAATTCTCGCTGGCGATGGCGATGGCGATCTCTGGATGTACGAATATCGCGCGGGAAAATACGTGCAGACCTGGTACTTGCCGGGCGATGGGGATGCGCGATGGATTGGCGGGGGTATGGATTTGGATGGCGATGGATTGGTCGAGTTTGCAGTTGCTCGTGCGTACACAGATGCGTACGAGGCTTCCAATGGTTTCTGGGAATTGGAGATTTACAGCATGCGTGCGCCCGATACTTATGCGCGTGAATGGACGACGCGAATCCACGGGGTGGCGACCACGGGCAATGGGATTTCAGCAGGGGATGTCGATGGGGATGGCCTTGTCGATCTGATAGTATGTCTGCGCCCCGATCTCTACGCTTTTCGCGCTGAGAAACCCGATCACTATCGCCCGATCTGGCATACGCCAGTGGGTTTGATGCGCCGCGCACTCATTGCGGATCTGGACAAAGATTTTCGCTATGAGGTGCTTTTTAATTTGGATGGCGCAGTGCATATTGTTGAACGCGATGAACCGCCAGTTGAGGTGGGGTCGCCGCAGATTATACGCGCGCGGCCTCTGGGTCCAACTCGCGTTGAAATAGACTGGATGCAAGTGCCCGATGCGTCTTCTTACCAGATTTATCGCGCTGTCGGCGATGGTGTGCTCGATTATTTTGATGAGATCAGCGACCGCACGGTATATATTGATTCTTTGCTGACCGAAGGCCAGACCTATCACTATCAGATTGTCGCCGTGGCCGATTGGGACCTTCGCTCGGGTATTGTATCTCTCACGCCGAATCGTGCGCCAGAGGTCGTGCGCGTTGAAACACTGTCGGAAAACCAGATTCAAATTTTCTTTTCGGAAGAGATGGGATCAGATGCGGCACTGCCGTCGAGTTATCTGCTCGGCGGTGTTGGGCAACCCACATCAGTGATTCTCGACCAGCAAAATACTCGCGCGGTTCTGTCTTTTGCCGTACTGTTTCCCCCTCGATATACGCTGACTATTCTCAATACATCCGATGCGAGCGGTACACCTCTTGGTTTGAAAACTATTTCAGATATTGTTGATCCGAGCCTTCTCGCGCGGGCCGATGTCGATGGCAGTGGCGTTGTCGATTTCGCAGATTTCCTATCTTTTGTCCGTGCATTTCAAACTTCTGATTCCACATTTGATTTTGACGGCGATGGTATCGTCAATTTCCCCGACTTTCTCATCTTTGCCAATCTTTTTGGTCGCAAGGTTGGGGCTGGGGGCTAA